The Ciconia boyciana chromosome 4, ASM3463844v1, whole genome shotgun sequence DNA window ttttaaacagGTTTTTATTCTAGATCTCAGATACTTAACCCCCCCCTCCCTGTGTATTCATATCTGCAAATGTACTACAAAATGAATCCAAAGGGGCAATAATGGCTGTTGCTATCTTCTTTTGTTAAGAAATCATCTTGGTATTGTCATTTTACCAGAATTTGAGAGTGGGAGTCTGCTAGCTTCCCTAGGCAACTATTTCCCACCTTCTAAGCTCAAAACTACAATTTTAACAAAGAGTAAAGCGgaggaaataaaattccttCTTCTTTCATGTGACCAAAAAACAGGACTGGAAAATGGCAAATACGAACTCCTACCTCCCTTTAACTTCCCAAGTCACAGAAGCTTTCAGTACTaatcaaactgaaaagcaggaTCCCCTTGGCACAAGTTGGATAAAGGATGAAAAGATCTGAGGTTGAAATAATGTGGTGTAAACTACAACTCTCATGATGCATTGCTCATTtacttaaaaacataaaaagaaaagactgaccTGGCTCTTCTTGCaacaaagacatgaaaaaataatgctaatcattatttttatgttgtacACATCTCAGATTAGCAAATGGTTTAACTAGATAGCTGACACAGATAAAAAGTTATTAACAGAGtcaaaattagaaatattaCACTAATGCTTTTTCACCAGAACAAATATTCCATACATTGTATTGGCCTGCTCTGATTTAGCAGTCTACAGCTCCCAGCCAAAAATGGTCTGGAAACCATGTTTCAGAGGGATGAATTTTATTACTacagcagagagctgctttTGTATTAAGACAACACTTCATTACCTTTCTTATGGGCTCTAGTCCTGCAAACCCTAATCTTAGTGGTCCAGTTAGTTTCACTGGGACCACTTCTTGTACTAAGACAGAATTGGCAGGATCAGGCCACTATGAGGGCAAAAGCACAATGTAAGTTCCTCTAATACATTTGGGAAAATTgtgatgaaaaacaaacaaacaaaaaagccatcaTACTGAGAGTTTTATGTAACATAAAGGATATTAATGGAACTCactaatatataaaataattgaattttACAGCTCAATATTACCATGAGATTCTAAGgtgcaaaaaaaaggaaaggaaaaaaaacctataaGTATTATCCAGTGTAGCACAGATCTGTACTGAAAACTTGCAAGTTACTCTTcggaaaaaaaataaccagtgGCAGATGAAGtctgaaagtgtttttctttaaatataatacCTCGGtacatttaataataaaagtaaGCGCTACAAAAGATCTCTCTTTTACATATTATACAAAATGCAGAGGTTAGCGCAACCCACTGGGTCACACTTTTTTCAGTCACGTATCAGGAAGACTTGAAATTAGAAAATTATGCAATTTCCACAGCTCATCTTCCTCTTGGTAACAGAATCATGTTGTGTCACATCATTTatgtgcatttgttttccagtaggaacctcagtttattttctgtctgtttccTCTCATGATGAACATTATCCAATGCTTTGCTTGTGAAATACAATTAATTCAAAACCTATCAAAGCATACCAGCATTCAGTTGGCAGGTAGTACTCctctgaaaacatttgctttatttaatcAATCTGCCAAATGGAGAGCTTATTAAAATGTAGTTTATGGATGTTCTCCCCCCTGCTTTCTGATGCCATGGAGGTGAAAATTCTGGTTACAATATTCCTGAGTGCCAAACTGAGTCATCAAGGTCAGTTTTGATCAACAAACGTTCTGGCAGATGACAGTGAGCTGTGACCATGGTTGTAGCATATGACATACACTTTGGAAACCATTacctaataaaaacaaaacaaaacagagagaaagaggaaaataaagggagagggcaagagagaaagagactgcGTCTTCATTGTTATGTGTCTGGAGAATGGTCTTCTACCACACAAGGTTCTGTCTGGTTCTCCTCCTCTTCTACTTCTTCCCCTACTTGCTCATCAAGAGGAATTTCAGTGGATTCTGAATCCTGGGTGCAAAGAGTCTTGGAGTCACTGCAGCTGGTGTCTTCTTCTACTTGACTTCCACTGTCCTTTTCGGTTTCTGACTCACCGTCTTCCTCCAGTGTTAGTTCAAACTGGAATTTTTCAGTTTGGCCCTGCCTACCCTCTTCCTGGTCATCAGGTGCAGGAGAGGGACTTTGAGGGATTGTGCTCTGGTACCATTCTCGATTGTCCTCCAGTGTATCTAAGATATCCTGGGCATCCGGGTGAACAAGATCTGCCCACGTCTCCCACAGAGGATGAACAATGTAATCTATAAAACCCACCTGTTtcaaataatacaaaattagGTTGAGCTCTtattcacaaagaaataaacaactaTGCCTAGAAGTCACACAAAGTATGAGAAATATAACTCTAGTAAGAGACACTAGATTTGCTACCCTTAAAGGTGGCTGAAAGGAAACCATGCTGTTTTAGGTAGTAAATAGGtcttttacatttcaaaagtcTGATTCAGGATATTGGATAAGGACTTGGAaaggatttgttttcaaatgaactGTTCATTCCAAACAACTGTACTGCATCTAGTGAGCCAAacagctgctttgcatttaattctgcttttgaaggaaCCCTAATGAGCAGCTGTACAATACTCTCTCTTTGACATGTGTGCTTCATTGCAGATCATGACAGCGATGGAATCCCTTTGGCAAACACGCTGCCATGCACTATGTTTTCACAGTAAAATGCTCAGCTCCCCTCACTTACTACTCAGGAGCTGAACTAATTaactaggaggaaaaaaggaaatagtgcATTCAGAAATTAATCAAAACATGGCTATGGACCAtccttttctgttaaaatgtcaTACTGTGTTATTTAACTGCCTACTCAAATCAATTACCTGTGATTTTTCTACGGATGCATTGTGCTTATCACACATGGGACTTATCTCCattcccctctctctttcccgATCTCCCTGACGGAAAAATTCTTCCATTATTCTGTCTGTCCATTGGCGGTAGAGATGGAGTGGCTTGGTTGGATTGCTTAGATCTGCACAGTGCACCATATTCTGAAGAACCTAAAATAGATTGAACACCTGCAGTGTTATTACACTGGAGAAAACCAGCTCCTTTTCCATTTACGCTTTTAGCGGCTGTGAAACAGAATCTTGAAAATACATGTAGTGCACGATTTATTCTAAATAGCAAAAACTCATGTGCTTGAGTGTTTTTCACACTTGCAGTAATAGCCATGAACTACTCcgcttctgctgcttctgcctgtaTACGGGACAGAAAATCTTTGAGAGTTAAGACCAATCAGATGCTGATAATCTGAAGCGAAGGCCAGAGCCTCATTTAGTCCAGAAGTACTCTAGCACCCTGTTACTCTCTCTGAGAGTCACTCAGTAGCTAACAGAGTATGTCACAGGTAGGAAACATAAGAGGGAGTAGAGGGAAGGTAGTGAGTCATGGTGTGAGAACAGATAGCTGATCTAACCCATGCTGGAGAATGGGCAGGCCAATGTTATTAAGGATGTAAGTTAATACAAGCGACCATTTGCAGATGAATTTTCTTACCTGAATCCTGTCTGAATAGTTATCAAGAAGTAGGACACCAGAACTGGTCACTTTTTTGGTTTCAACCATAGTTTTTAAATCAGCCAATAGATTCATATGCTTAGACATGTCTGTTGCAAGTACcttggaagaaacaaacaaacaaatgaatattatgtaaattattctactgattttttaaaaaatctttgaacACATAAATAAACAGTTCTGGTAGGAACCCATAACTCCTGTGTCTGAATACACTATAGAAGTCTGAGTCTTGTATGCATTAGTGTCCAAAATACTAAGTTTTCACTTTGGTTGGTTCATGAATATGACAAAATTATTGTTCAGAATTGTTCAGAATGATCTGATCAGCCTAAATTCATCATCAATTCAGTAGGAAATTTCTAACTGTGATGGTGAAATGGCATACATGTCAGTACAAAAACAGCTTGAAGCAGGATTGTATACCTTCTAAAAAGGTATAGATGGTtactgaaactgaaaagaacaCTCTATTCATGTTGGGTAAGACACGATAAAACTTCAAACTTTTACTTCATTGGTTATGGGTCTAATGACATGTAATTTATCATAAAATGCTTCTGTGCTTTATTATTCAATTTGCAAGCACTATGGAAGAGAGACTCTCAAGCAGAACTCACAATGTCAATGACCATTTTCCTCAATGATTGCCTCTGTTTTTTGGTCAAATTCTGGAAAATGTCacaattttcttcctgcagcagcttgAAGCCCACAGCTAAGTGATGATTCTCCAGTACTGATGAGTCATTGTACATCAAGGCGAGTTCAGAATCTGCGGTAACAATCGCAGGGCAGAACGTTAGTAAAGCCTGTGCTTTTACCAAATCCCATACGATTTTTCAAATTCATTACATTCATAACAAGATTTACAGATGAACTTTTAGAAACAGAGTTCCTGTAGTTCACACAGTATCAAAAGTTACAGGATTAATGACTGAACATCTTAACAAATCAAGGCAAAGTAtgctaaggaaaataaaaaaaatgctttgcagtgAAGCATGTACACGTGTCTGAAGTGGCAAGTTAGAAAAAATGCAAGGAAGGTATTTTTCAGAATACATTTTCATATCCGCATGAGGTCACATGGAAAATATTATATGCATAAACACACCTAAACTAAAACACACTctgatgttttctcttctcatGCCTCCCTCCCATCACAACTACCAAAATTCCATTGTTTAAGTCAAGCTGCAGCTATCCAGCACTCAGACTGGGAATACACAGCTGAGACTTTGCTGCAGGTCAGGCAGAGAGCACACATCTTGGTTGTCAAACCATGTCCTTCTGTAGTTAGCTAAGGCACTCAGATGGCTAGCCAATTACACCTGCAGGTCATTAGTCCTTGACAACTGGATATTTTGAGAGGAGGCTGGTAGGATGGTAACAGTTACGCTTCTGGTCTTTTTCTTGGATGGGCATATGGATTGAAAATGCAAGCAGTGGCCTTTCCTACTGCCTTGCACTTGAGCGTGCTCAACGCCTGATGCCGTAATTCTGCCTTCTCTTAACTCGGTCACTCCGTATGGCTGTGAGAATAACATACACCTTCCTAGCAATGCCTGTGCTAAGGCACACATGCAAGGTCTGCATTTGTCTGCTTAGACCTGCTGAACAGCCAGCTCtgacaaataaaagcagttaCGACAATTTTCTGCACAGCTTTAGATTCTACCTGGGGATGCTGCACAGTCAGCTTGCGTATGTTTTAAGACACAGCTTGCAAATAGGAATCTGTCgtaaaaaacaaatactttttatgCAATCACACTTGTCATGTTTGCTATTAACTTCTATTTATTACAGCTGTCCTACCCTAAATCTAACCATACATCAGTCTATTCTACTCTTTGTcctctttatcttcttttacaGCAGCTTTGTTTTAGAATCCCTCTGTCTCAATGGGGTGCCTATaaaagctctgcttttccagtttCATTAGCCTCATTATCCATCCTCCTGCtgtcttcctctcctgccttgaaTACATCGATCTTTTGATCAGGAAACCCCTCCTCTACCCTTCCTTATCCTGATGGCAGCAAAACCGtaatagcaaaaggaaaaagaaagtgagtTTGTCAAATGATCTCTCTTTCAtctttcacagaaacatttacAAAGCTTGcctatttgttatttttcttacaaagaagACAAGCActagtttattttcctctcaaacAGCCTCAGTCTTAGTAATTATTGCTAGAGAGTACTATGTATATTATTTCTAAAGttagaagaaatgcaaaataacatccagtttaaaatacaaacaccTATCTATTTACTGAGAAAAGGTACAGATAGAAGCAAGGAATGAACTGTGTATTTTTCAGGTGCTAGTGCAGATCTTGCAGCAAATTTTTGAGAAAACCACTGAGTATCAAACTTACTTGTGTTGATAAGAAACTGGTTTGAAACCCCGGGATGATCTACATCATGTATTGCACTGGCAAAAATTGCTGCAAGAATCTCCAAATCAGTGAACACTGCCTAGAAAATCatgaaacagaaatgacaaTTACTAATcaatgaaaaagtgttttcaataTCAATAAAAAGGACTCTACTTTGAATCTAGatctgaacaagaaaaatacatttcaaattaatCCGGGATCTCAAGAGATTTTACACATAGGCTATCACCACCTTTTGTAAAATTGTCAGTTATGTagaatttcataaatatttcaagtttgGCCAAAGTAAAACGATCCTTACTTCACACTGACAGCATCACCAAATTCTGTAACAACGAAAGTTTTTTCAGCTTCAGTCTGTAAATAAATCCACCTTTATTAGATGATTAAATACAGAGTAGATCATTAAGTACAGGTTTCTAACCTACAGCacaaactgaagttaaaaatttCAGCCTGACTCCTACATATTGTCCTATACCTGAAAGATGCACATCTCCTAAATGATACTAGAGGAAATGGTGACAGACTACAAGGCATCTCACTTAACATTTACCAATTTTTGTTCCGTATGAGATTATTAGGAAGATAGGAAGAGAGGACTGCAGTGGACCTGGCATGTCACTGAGCCCAGTCACCTGTTGTTACAAGCACCCACATTACGTAATTGCTTTCATAATTGATCAAGAATAGCTCAGAATTGTGTACGTCAGCAGTGGCACCGGGCAGACATTGCTATTTTACTGGCTAAAGCTCTGCTGAGAACAAGGCCATGAAAAACagtttatctggaaaaaaacctgtaaacgCTACTGACGACCAGTTAGCTGTTTGGTGAAGCCAGTGGTGATTTAAGAACATAATCTGATCTTCCTTCTTGAGataaagaaaatctttcccACGTCTTTCCCTCCTCAGTCTTTGAGGATCAACACCTGACAACAGTCTTAAGGTTCACTTATAACCCTCTTGTTAAGAAGGCAAAGCAGAAGCATTCAGTAACATGAAAGATTGGTCATTATGAAAAAGAGTCAAAATGCAGCCCTCCTTGAAAATGAGGGCAAATCCTTTTGAGCTATTAAAATTTCAGCTGCTTGCTTTATCTGCCTTTTTCCAACAATTTACCAGAATATATCAAGGTTTGCTATGCTAAGATCTGAACTGTacttaaaaaagggaaagtaatCTCCATCTTTCTTCCACTTCCTTCTACTTCAGAGATTTAAGCACTTTCGACAAGATAATTCTTTAGAAAAGAACatatgaaatgttatttttttccaaacaattttgaaatatttataaaaaaaaaaaaaaagagtccagTGAAAATTTAGTACATGTTCCACTCTGCctgagaaacaaacacaaaagtaGCCTTTCAGGACCTGAATGAATatgcacaaggaaaaaaacaaaaaacagatgGCCCTATTGAGGGAATTCCATTTTATCACTATCTTTCCAAACCAATTCCACTAACTGTGGTTAGTGAGAATCCCACATGGGAAGTAATGACAGATCAGGATGTAGTATTAATAGTAAGATGGTGGAAACAAGTTATGCATTGTGTTACAATGAAAAAGGTTGTGACAGCACAAATCTGCAAGTAGAAAACcatgatttaaaagaaaaagatgtgacATTTTCTGCACAATATTTACATGTATATAACCTCTGATCCTCACAAAATATCTTGAAAAGAGCAcaattaatgaaagaaatgttaaggtttcttttaaaaatattgcagaaactaagacctttcatattttttttagaagagtCTTAgtatttccctttccctcatGCCTGCCTCTTTCCCACCTCAGCGTAGTTTACCTCTAATGCCGGGGTTGATAGCAGGACATGGGTTGACTGAACAACATCTGCAGCATGTATGTTATTATGATAAGCCACATCTGCATGGTAATGGTCTTCTAGGGTCATCAAGTAAGTTATTAAAGTATCTACTGGaatcttaaatgtttttaacaagTCCCGTtcctagaaaaggaaaaaagaaacaattaagattatgaagcacagaaaaatctctaagataagcaaaaagcagcacaacTGCTGCTACTTGCCTGAAAAATTGTGTGCATTATGACTGTCAAAGGTCTGTTTCCAGATAACTCTGCTACTCTGAAAACTTGAAGGCCCCATTTGTTCACATCTTCTAGTTCCTAGAGCAGAATCAAGCAACAGACACGTTGAAATTTAACACACAAATTCCAGCAATTTTTGACTGAAACAGCTACAAACAGCAGACTCATGAAGATTCAAACCTTGCCACTGTGAGAATTATATGCTAAACTCTGAAAGGGGGAAAGCTGCTGCCACTCATCTTGTAGTATTTGAATTTGCAGCTACCACCTTGtcatattttaattcattaagCAGGAAAGAGTGCCTCCTAAGTGGATTGCTTCAGAGGGAAAATGGTACAGTATCTTGAATGAGTTGAACTGACACACTTTGCTATCTCACTGCCCAGTGACAGCAGAGTTCAGTGAGGAGGAAACCTCCAGAGACTCTacagttctgctgctgtctCCCCAGT harbors:
- the PDE4D gene encoding 3',5'-cyclic-AMP phosphodiesterase 4D isoform X1, with the translated sequence MAQQTSPDTLAVPEVDNTHCQNPWLNEDFVKILRENLLQHEKSMTSRKSSSASPRLSPVISPRNSPRLLRRMLLNSNIPKQRRFTVAHTCFDVDNGTSSGRSPLDPMTSPGSGLILQANFVHSQRRESFLYRSDSDYDLSPKSMSRNSSIASDIHGDDLIVTPFAQVLASLRTVRNNFAALTNLQDRAPSKRSPMCNQPSINKATITEEAYQKLASETLEELDWCLDQLETLQTRHSVSEMASNKFKRMLNRELTHLSEMSRSGNQVSEYISNTFLDKQHEVEIPSPTQKEKEKKKRPMSQISGVKKLMHSSSLTNSSIPRFGVKTDQEDVLAKELEDVNKWGLQVFRVAELSGNRPLTVIMHTIFQERDLLKTFKIPVDTLITYLMTLEDHYHADVAYHNNIHAADVVQSTHVLLSTPALEAVFTDLEILAAIFASAIHDVDHPGVSNQFLINTNSELALMYNDSSVLENHHLAVGFKLLQEENCDIFQNLTKKQRQSLRKMVIDIVLATDMSKHMNLLADLKTMVETKKVTSSGVLLLDNYSDRIQVLQNMVHCADLSNPTKPLHLYRQWTDRIMEEFFRQGDRERERGMEISPMCDKHNASVEKSQVGFIDYIVHPLWETWADLVHPDAQDILDTLEDNREWYQSTIPQSPSPAPDDQEEGRQGQTEKFQFELTLEEDGESETEKDSGSQVEEDTSCSDSKTLCTQDSESTEIPLDEQVGEEVEEEENQTEPCVVEDHSPDT
- the PDE4D gene encoding 3',5'-cyclic-AMP phosphodiesterase 4D isoform X3 — its product is MPEANYLLSVSWGYIKFKRMLNRELTHLSEMSRSGNQVSEYISNTFLDKQHEVEIPSPTQKEKEKKKRPMSQISGVKKLMHSSSLTNSSIPRFGVKTDQEDVLAKELEDVNKWGLQVFRVAELSGNRPLTVIMHTIFQERDLLKTFKIPVDTLITYLMTLEDHYHADVAYHNNIHAADVVQSTHVLLSTPALEAVFTDLEILAAIFASAIHDVDHPGVSNQFLINTNSELALMYNDSSVLENHHLAVGFKLLQEENCDIFQNLTKKQRQSLRKMVIDIVLATDMSKHMNLLADLKTMVETKKVTSSGVLLLDNYSDRIQVLQNMVHCADLSNPTKPLHLYRQWTDRIMEEFFRQGDRERERGMEISPMCDKHNASVEKSQVGFIDYIVHPLWETWADLVHPDAQDILDTLEDNREWYQSTIPQSPSPAPDDQEEGRQGQTEKFQFELTLEEDGESETEKDSGSQVEEDTSCSDSKTLCTQDSESTEIPLDEQVGEEVEEEENQTEPCVVEDHSPDT
- the PDE4D gene encoding 3',5'-cyclic-AMP phosphodiesterase 4D isoform X4, with protein sequence MASNKFKRMLNRELTHLSEMSRSGNQVSEYISNTFLDKQHEVEIPSPTQKEKEKKKRPMSQISGVKKLMHSSSLTNSSIPRFGVKTDQEDVLAKELEDVNKWGLQVFRVAELSGNRPLTVIMHTIFQERDLLKTFKIPVDTLITYLMTLEDHYHADVAYHNNIHAADVVQSTHVLLSTPALEAVFTDLEILAAIFASAIHDVDHPGVSNQFLINTNSELALMYNDSSVLENHHLAVGFKLLQEENCDIFQNLTKKQRQSLRKMVIDIVLATDMSKHMNLLADLKTMVETKKVTSSGVLLLDNYSDRIQVLQNMVHCADLSNPTKPLHLYRQWTDRIMEEFFRQGDRERERGMEISPMCDKHNASVEKSQVGFIDYIVHPLWETWADLVHPDAQDILDTLEDNREWYQSTIPQSPSPAPDDQEEGRQGQTEKFQFELTLEEDGESETEKDSGSQVEEDTSCSDSKTLCTQDSESTEIPLDEQVGEEVEEEENQTEPCVVEDHSPDT
- the PDE4D gene encoding 3',5'-cyclic-AMP phosphodiesterase 4D isoform X2; protein product: MEEKEAYQKLASETLEELDWCLDQLETLQTRHSVSEMASNKFKRMLNRELTHLSEMSRSGNQVSEYISNTFLDKQHEVEIPSPTQKEKEKKKRPMSQISGVKKLMHSSSLTNSSIPRFGVKTDQEDVLAKELEDVNKWGLQVFRVAELSGNRPLTVIMHTIFQERDLLKTFKIPVDTLITYLMTLEDHYHADVAYHNNIHAADVVQSTHVLLSTPALEAVFTDLEILAAIFASAIHDVDHPGVSNQFLINTNSELALMYNDSSVLENHHLAVGFKLLQEENCDIFQNLTKKQRQSLRKMVIDIVLATDMSKHMNLLADLKTMVETKKVTSSGVLLLDNYSDRIQVLQNMVHCADLSNPTKPLHLYRQWTDRIMEEFFRQGDRERERGMEISPMCDKHNASVEKSQVGFIDYIVHPLWETWADLVHPDAQDILDTLEDNREWYQSTIPQSPSPAPDDQEEGRQGQTEKFQFELTLEEDGESETEKDSGSQVEEDTSCSDSKTLCTQDSESTEIPLDEQVGEEVEEEENQTEPCVVEDHSPDT